The following DNA comes from Bacteroidia bacterium.
CTGTACGAGCTCGAGTGTCTCGGAATTGAAAGCTATATTTCTGTTACTCATTTTCCAGTATTCGTATCCTGCTCTATATTCATCTGTATCCTTCCCTGAAGACAGGGGTCAGGCATCCAGCTCGCCTGCGATTACATTCATTGAACTCATGGTAAGGATGGCATCGCTCAGCATACCTCCTTTAATCATCTCCGGATATGCCTGGTAGTAAATGAAGCAGGGTCTCCGGATATGCATACGGTACGGGGTTCTTCCCCCGTCGCTTACCAGATAAAAACCTAACTCACCGTTACCGGCTTCAACAGAGTGATAGACTTCCCCTTTCGGCACCTCGTTCTCTCCCATCACAATCTTAAAGTGATAGATGAGCGCCTCCATGCTGTTATAAACTTCTTCTTTCGGAGGAAGGTAAAATTCGGGCAGAACCGCGTGAAAATCTCCATCAGGCATATTTTTGATCGCCTGTTCTATGATGCTGTAGGATTCCCACATTTCCTGCTGGCGTACCATAAACCGGTCGTACACATCGCCGTTGGTTCCTACCGGTATTTTAAAATTAAAATCGCTGTAGGAGGAATACGGATTCATAACACGTACATCGTAATCCACACCTGCGGCACGAAGGTTAGGGCCTGTAAATCCATAGTTCAGCGCACGTTCGCCGGAGATCGGTCCCGCACCGATAGTCCGGTCCATAAAAATACGGTTCCGTTCCACCAGGTTGCTGAACTCCTTCATTTTAGCAGGGAAATCCTTCATGAAGCGATGGATTTTTTCCCAGGCCTTGGGAGAGAAATCCCGCTCCATTCCGCCGATACGGCCAATGTTTGTAGTAAGCCGTGCTCCGCAGATCTCTTCAAAGATCTCATAGATCTGTTCTCTGCTCTGGAAGAAATAAAGAAACCCTGTCATGGCACCGGTATCAACTGCGATCACGGTATTACAAATGATGTGATCTGCAATGCGGGACAGTTCCATAATAATAACACGCAGGTATTCTGCACGTTTAGGAATTTCCGCTCCGATCAGTTTCTCCACCGTCATGTGCCATCCCATATTATTTATTGGAGAGGAGCAATAATTCAAACGATCCGTAAGTACCGTAATCTGGTAATAGGGTTTCCGTTCTGCGATTTTTTCAAATGCGCGGTGTATATATCCTACGGTTGGTTCCGCATCGAGAATAATCTCGCCGTCCATTTTCAGCACATTCTGGAAAATCCCGTGCGTAGCCGGATGTGTGGGGCCAAGATTAAGAATGGTGTATTCTCTTTCCTCTCCCGTACGAGGATCAATGAATGTATTCCTGTTTGTATAAACCTCCTCGCTCATCGTCCGAACATTGCATCATTTTTATCTGACCGACCGCCGTCCTCTACTCGGTATTCCTTACGCATTGGATAATAATTCATTTCATCCATGTTCAGAATCCGCTTCAGGTTGGGATGTCCGGTAAAGCGTATGCCGAAAAAGTCGTATTCCTGTCGCTCCTGCCAGTTGGCAGAGGCAAAAATACCGGTGAGGGAAGGTACGGTAGGATCCGAAACCGGAAAAAATGTTTTGATCCTGATCCGGTGGTTTTTCGGAAGGTTATGAAACTGGTACATTACACCTAATTCCTTTCCTTTCTGTTCAGGAAAATGCAAACCGCAAAGGGTAGTGAGAAACCGGAAGCCCATATCGGGGTCATCGTATAGGAAACGGGCGATCTCCTCTATTTTATCCCGCTTCACTTCAAAGACCGGAAAGTCATAATCCATTGATGAGGCCAGAATGGCATCGCCAAACGTTGCTTTCAGTCTATCGCCTACCGATACAAGAAGTTCGCTCATTATTCCAATCCGTATTTTGACATCAATTGCCTGTAGGCC
Coding sequences within:
- a CDS encoding NADH-quinone oxidoreductase subunit D, encoding MSEEVYTNRNTFIDPRTGEEREYTILNLGPTHPATHGIFQNVLKMDGEIILDAEPTVGYIHRAFEKIAERKPYYQITVLTDRLNYCSSPINNMGWHMTVEKLIGAEIPKRAEYLRVIIMELSRIADHIICNTVIAVDTGAMTGFLYFFQSREQIYEIFEEICGARLTTNIGRIGGMERDFSPKAWEKIHRFMKDFPAKMKEFSNLVERNRIFMDRTIGAGPISGERALNYGFTGPNLRAAGVDYDVRVMNPYSSYSDFNFKIPVGTNGDVYDRFMVRQQEMWESYSIIEQAIKNMPDGDFHAVLPEFYLPPKEEVYNSMEALIYHFKIVMGENEVPKGEVYHSVEAGNGELGFYLVSDGGRTPYRMHIRRPCFIYYQAYPEMIKGGMLSDAILTMSSMNVIAGELDA
- a CDS encoding NADH-quinone oxidoreductase subunit C produces the protein MSELLVSVGDRLKATFGDAILASSMDYDFPVFEVKRDKIEEIARFLYDDPDMGFRFLTTLCGLHFPEQKGKELGVMYQFHNLPKNHRIRIKTFFPVSDPTVPSLTGIFASANWQERQEYDFFGIRFTGHPNLKRILNMDEMNYYPMRKEYRVEDGGRSDKNDAMFGR